The following nucleotide sequence is from Oreochromis niloticus isolate F11D_XX linkage group LG9, O_niloticus_UMD_NMBU, whole genome shotgun sequence.
AAGCTCTAATAACCAACATCTTGGGGAAAGATTTGTCTGTGCTACCCATGAGAAAGATTCCGAAAAACACTGAGATATATGAGAATTACACATATGAGATCACATGTACACCTGACTTTGACATATTCTGTGATGACATGAAGGAACTATTTTCTAAGAATTCCCACAGTGACATGTGTTTGTTGGTGGTAGAGGATGGGTTTTCAccagaaaatgtgggaaagcaAATAGACGATTTGAGCAAGAAAACTGGAAAACCAAGAGAAGAGTTCACAGTCGTACTGCCACTGACATATGAACCCTCAGATTACTGTTTCAAATCCTGCACcatccagcagcttttcagtgAACTGGACAAACTGGCTAAACACAGACAACCTGAATCAACAGATAACAGGTAAAACTGAAAGTAGAGACTGACTGATTGTCAGAGTTAACTTCATGGAAACCAGATTTAAAGCACATTCTTTTTAACAGTTTACAATGTTACTCTGAAATATTttggaaatgtattttataAGGAGAGTCTGACTTGTTTACTCAATTGTAGCAGCGGCCATGGATTACAAACTATGTCAAACATGCCAAAGACAGGTAGACCCCATCTTTCACAGTATCAGTATCTTCAGTGAAGGTGGATTGTTTAACTGAAGAAGTAAGTTTTATATGACCTTTTAATTCAGGTGGCAGTCATGGCAAAGATTCCTTCACTGACCCCAAGAAGTGTTTAAAAAGTAAGACCAGTGCTTTTCTGATGTGTTTGAACTTACAGAAAGCAAAATATTGCAAGAATATTCTACTGATGCTAGCCAAGTTACTGTGATTAAATGCAgcttcacatttatttatttattgtatagcATAACAACTGATTTCTCTCAAATCATtattgctatacatcaatacaggAAAACACACTGGTACTACAGTAAACCTTGTTCTACTGGGAATGGCTGGAACTGGAAAGAGTGCAAGTGGAAACACCATCCTCGGAAAGAAGAGCTTCATGTCTAAACCCAGTTCAAAGCCGGTCACCACAGAATTCCAGGTGGCAGAAACTGAGATGAAAGACTTACATGTGCGTGTGATTGATAGCCCAGACATCTTTGATGATGACACTGAAGCATCAGTTTGGGACAAACATGTAAAAAAGTGTAAACAGCTCTGTGAGTCAGAACCCTGTGTGTATGTACTCGTGATGCATGTGAGCAGATTTACAGATTGTGAGAAAGACATCATGGAAAAGTTAGAAAAAGCTTTTGGGAGAgaagttaaagaaaaaacagttgTTCTGTTCACACGGGGAGACGACCTGCAGCAGGCAAAAATGAGCTTGAAGGATTTCCTGCATTCCTGCCAACCTGGTCTGAGGGAAATAGTTGAAAAGTGTGGAAACAGGTGTGTTCTCTTTGAGAACAGCAGGTCGAGTTCACAGGAAGTTGGAAAGCTGATTGACACGGTGATCAGGCTGTTAGAATAACAGGCAATATAACCTCAGGGGTCAGATAAGATTAATAAAGCAGATGTTTTCTGTAACAATGCAAATTGGTAGACAATACAGGCAGAGATGTATGGTTAaaatttgttcattttaaattgttttactgAATTggtcaaataaaaaaagctttCCGCTTTGTGAGGATCtataaaatgtaacaaattaaCAAATTCATATAAAAACGGACAAATTAATGTTGAATGCCTCTTGATGCATCCTCAATCATCCAGATAAGGAAATCtgaaaaagttgattctgttcatctggacgtagcgttttcagtgggagaaatttttcgtcactcatccaagtgacttcttcagtctcagctgactgcaggtttccccaaccttataaacagtacgtGCACCCCATGCACGTTGGTGTAAGCTTTATCCAGGCAGTTATGTCCTCTTGTTGGGAAGTTCACATGCTGATGGAATTTGGGG
It contains:
- the LOC100706173 gene encoding GTPase IMAP family member 3 translates to MSYTKISVFIFGNTESLKKALITNILGKDLSVLPMRKIPKNTEIYENYTYEITCTPDFDIFCDDMKELFSKNSHSDMCLLVVEDGFSPENVGKQIDDLSKKTGKPREEFTVVLPLTYEPSDYCFKSCTIQQLFSELDKLAKHRQPESTDNSSGHGLQTMSNMPKTGGSHGKDSFTDPKKCLKRKHTGTTVNLVLLGMAGTGKSASGNTILGKKSFMSKPSSKPVTTEFQVAETEMKDLHVRVIDSPDIFDDDTEASVWDKHVKKCKQLCESEPCVYVLVMHVSRFTDCEKDIMEKLEKAFGREVKEKTVVLFTRGDDLQQAKMSLKDFLHSCQPGLREIVEKCGNRCVLFENSRSSSQEVGKLIDTVIRLLE